From Bacillota bacterium, one genomic window encodes:
- the sdpI gene encoding immunity protein SdpI: MKKNIISIIIVCLSFLTSIILYQYLPEEIPIQWSGNKPAAIVSKPLTIFIIPVVMLIYYLTFYMLTIKSTQKNKALLFLASNNMLILLYILQLSTLLISLGYELNIDLIIGLGVGIFLIIGGNSMQLAEQNHLIGLRTPWTLKDETVWKLGNRFASKVLVVCGFIIAVLSFFTGEYIILIMIVLVLLALVISTLASYLYYKKLNGSR, from the coding sequence ATGAAGAAAAATATAATTTCCATAATTATTGTATGTTTGAGTTTCTTGACTTCAATTATATTATATCAATACCTTCCAGAAGAAATACCGATACAATGGTCAGGAAATAAACCGGCTGCAATTGTATCTAAACCTTTAACAATATTTATTATACCTGTTGTTATGCTTATTTATTATCTTACTTTTTATATGTTAACTATTAAGTCTACACAAAAAAATAAAGCATTGCTTTTCCTAGCTTCTAATAATATGTTAATCCTTTTATATATTTTACAACTTTCAACTCTATTGATAAGTTTAGGATACGAACTGAATATTGATTTAATAATAGGGCTTGGTGTTGGTATCTTTTTAATTATTGGTGGAAATTCAATGCAGCTAGCAGAACAAAACCATCTTATTGGATTGAGGACACCTTGGACATTAAAAGATGAGACTGTTTGGAAACTGGGAAATCGCTTCGCCTCTAAAGTACTTGTAGTGTGTGGTTTTATAATAGCTGTTCTTTCATTTTTTACAGGAGAATATATAATTCTTATTATGATTGTGCTAGTTCTTTTAGCATTAGTTATTTCAACACTAGCTTCATATCTTTATTACAAAAAATTAAACGGTTCACGTTGA
- the sdpR gene encoding sporulation delaying system autorepressor SdpR: MNNVFKAISDPTRRKILDLLKGGDMTAGDIAEHFNISKPSISHHLNILKQAEVISDHRKGQFIYYSLNTTVLQDSINWMLNFINKGDNDL; this comes from the coding sequence ATGAATAATGTTTTCAAAGCTATATCAGATCCAACAAGGAGAAAAATTTTGGATTTGTTAAAAGGAGGGGATATGACTGCGGGAGATATTGCTGAGCATTTTAATATCAGCAAACCGAGTATTTCGCACCACTTGAATATTTTAAAGCAAGCGGAAGTCATAAGTGACCACCGCAAAGGACAATTTATTTATTACTCTCTAAATACAACAGTACTTCAAGACTCAATAAATTGGATGCTTAACTTTATAAATAAAGGGGATAACGATTTATGA